From Chryseobacterium salivictor, a single genomic window includes:
- a CDS encoding PliI family lysozyme inhibitor of I-type lysozyme: MNIFKKSTLIAVIVSTVLSCKNNSEKTETDIKTAEQSIYTDDSGKSVSGLVGDYVSSSYNRRNEGYDWVAVSVTQLANNSIHISVRSRADKKKPTCTFDADASEIEENVYRATVNGKNILFTFKNNTVTIASEKPEDGGLLNYYCSGGGSLGDVYTKIGDPIDKKQTDPRIFTKTLSLQNIGFDVSTAGKGSIQEITIQPSGLKVDNNKITMDIDGSVTNAEIEDLNSDGFPEILIYTMSAGSGSYGNVIGYSVNNGKSMSQIYFPPIADNIKANKGYMGHDEFAVVETTLVQRFKTFTTGDTNSSPTGNIRQIQYKLKDGEATRKFVIDKITEYPGK, translated from the coding sequence ATGAACATTTTTAAAAAAAGCACTTTAATTGCTGTAATAGTAAGTACAGTTTTAAGTTGCAAAAACAACTCAGAAAAAACCGAAACAGATATTAAGACCGCAGAACAAAGTATTTATACAGATGACTCCGGTAAATCTGTATCAGGCTTGGTGGGAGATTATGTTTCTTCAAGTTATAACAGACGGAATGAAGGTTACGACTGGGTGGCTGTATCTGTAACTCAATTGGCAAACAACAGTATTCATATTTCAGTACGCTCCCGCGCTGATAAGAAGAAACCAACCTGTACTTTTGATGCCGATGCTTCAGAAATAGAGGAAAATGTCTATAGAGCAACTGTTAACGGCAAGAATATTCTGTTCACCTTTAAAAACAACACCGTTACCATTGCTTCTGAAAAACCAGAAGATGGTGGATTGCTAAATTATTACTGTTCAGGCGGAGGTAGTTTAGGTGATGTTTATACAAAAATTGGTGATCCAATAGATAAAAAACAAACCGACCCAAGAATTTTTACGAAAACATTGTCTCTTCAAAATATAGGATTTGATGTAAGTACTGCAGGTAAAGGTTCTATACAGGAAATAACCATCCAGCCTTCCGGTTTAAAAGTAGACAATAATAAAATCACAATGGACATTGATGGCTCCGTTACCAATGCCGAAATTGAAGACCTGAACTCAGACGGATTTCCTGAAATTTTAATTTACACGATGTCGGCCGGGAGTGGCAGTTATGGTAACGTGATTGGCTACTCTGTAAATAACGGAAAATCGATGAGCCAAATCTATTTTCCACCTATTGCAGACAATATCAAAGCCAACAAAGGTTACATGGGACACGATGAGTTTGCAGTTGTAGAAACAACATTAGTTCAGCGTTTCAAAACCTTTACTACAGGAGATACCAATAGCAGTCCGACCGGAAATATACGTCAAATACAATACAAATTAAAAGATGGAGAAGCAACACGAAAATTTGTAATTGATAAAATAACTGAATATCCCGGTAAATAA
- a CDS encoding response regulator transcription factor — protein sequence MELNRQLHGVQKNLKQNAHGIDDLGSILPAAVMLHDLNEMQPLGVNYMNNWGCERLGTSAEEVNTLGEAYYERYFIKEESLAIFKGIQNYLDEADFSKQYNFFQRVKLHNQTDYTWFYSICKLLEKPTAEATRNQMIILSSPVEGIDRVIGRVSKVLDEDHYIKNHYKQFALLTKQEKNIIDKIAKGKSSKEIAEALFISVHTVRTHRKNIIRKTESTSFAELLKFAMAFELV from the coding sequence ATGGAACTTAACAGGCAACTTCATGGGGTTCAAAAGAATTTAAAACAGAACGCACATGGCATTGATGATTTGGGCAGTATTCTACCCGCTGCGGTGATGCTGCATGATTTGAATGAAATGCAGCCTTTGGGGGTGAATTACATGAATAATTGGGGATGCGAGCGTTTGGGAACCTCTGCTGAAGAAGTGAATACATTGGGTGAAGCCTATTATGAAAGATATTTTATAAAAGAAGAATCGCTGGCAATTTTTAAAGGAATTCAAAACTACTTGGATGAAGCTGATTTCTCAAAGCAATACAATTTTTTTCAACGGGTAAAACTTCATAACCAGACAGATTACACCTGGTTTTATTCAATCTGTAAACTCCTGGAGAAGCCAACTGCAGAAGCTACACGGAACCAGATGATTATTCTTTCGAGTCCTGTGGAGGGAATAGACCGTGTCATTGGTCGTGTCAGCAAGGTATTGGATGAAGATCATTATATCAAAAACCATTACAAACAATTTGCGTTGCTCACCAAACAGGAAAAAAACATTATTGATAAAATTGCAAAAGGGAAGTCATCAAAAGAAATCGCTGAAGCATTGTTTATTTCCGTGCATACGGTACGCACCCACCGAAAAAATATCATCCGGAAAACCGAGTCTACTTCTTTTGCCGAGCTGCTTAAATTCGCGATGGCTTTTGAATTGGTTTAG
- a CDS encoding helix-turn-helix domain-containing protein: MMEVQVEDQLKTLNYSGVFLSCFSDYSEKCIHSTPEHVLLYLYSGEQVIEDRNKIIKLQAGDCAFIRRDHRLKMYKNSKGEDLYKGISMTFKRNVLRDFYSKMNKSEIPNKVKVSDKTVFKLERNPAIESLFQSLTPYFDRNIQPTEGFVHLKLLEGIYALLNSNEQLYPILFDFAEPWKIDLLGFLNNNYMEELSMEQIASFTGRSLATFKRDFKKISNLTPQKWLIRKRLEMAYIQLKEDGKKVKDVYLEVGFKNPSHFSTAFKKQYGFPPTAI, translated from the coding sequence ATGATGGAAGTACAAGTAGAGGACCAATTAAAAACCTTAAACTATTCAGGAGTATTCCTTTCGTGCTTTTCAGATTATAGCGAAAAGTGCATTCACTCAACACCTGAACACGTTTTGCTGTATTTGTATTCGGGCGAACAAGTGATTGAAGACCGAAATAAAATTATCAAATTACAGGCAGGTGACTGTGCTTTTATAAGAAGAGACCACCGTTTGAAAATGTACAAAAACAGCAAAGGTGAAGATTTATATAAAGGTATTTCGATGACATTCAAACGCAATGTGCTTCGGGATTTTTACAGCAAAATGAATAAATCTGAAATTCCGAATAAGGTGAAAGTTTCTGATAAAACCGTTTTCAAACTCGAACGAAATCCTGCTATAGAAAGTTTGTTTCAATCTCTCACCCCCTATTTTGACCGTAATATACAACCAACAGAAGGGTTCGTCCATTTGAAATTACTGGAAGGAATTTACGCTTTACTGAACAGCAATGAACAACTTTATCCTATACTTTTTGATTTTGCTGAACCCTGGAAAATTGACCTTCTAGGATTCCTGAACAATAATTATATGGAAGAACTTTCAATGGAACAAATTGCTTCATTCACGGGAAGAAGTTTGGCAACTTTCAAAAGAGATTTCAAGAAAATAAGCAACCTCACTCCGCAAAAATGGCTGATAAGAAAACGCCTGGAAATGGCTTATATCCAACTAAAAGAAGATGGTAAAAAAGTAAAGGATGTTTATCTGGAAGTTGGTTTTAAAAACCCTTCTCATTTCTCAACTGCATTTAAAAAACAATATGGCTTTCCACCAACAGCAATCTGA
- a CDS encoding TonB-dependent receptor plug domain-containing protein, which yields MKKVIFSLGLFSTISAFAQQNNGSTDSTMKSNDLEELMIQGNRLQTPFSEATRDIQVITQKQIQSLPAKSLNEVLSYISGVDIRQRGPFGTQADISIDGGTSEQTLVLINGVKMIDAQSAHNMMNLPVPLSAIDHIEIIRGAAARIYGINALTGAVNIVTKRGKRSSVTADLQAGSSFQSKDEGDGSGMYGGTSAEITGMFGRDQQSQLFSVAQSDYNGQRYNSAAKNTRLFYNGNYDFNEHNSIQAMAGYARNHFGANGFYAAPGDINSEEHTESSVFSLSSKHTFGNFTVSPRISDRYGEDDYRYYKDNLNKARSLHYTNALMLELNSSLQTQIGTFGFGVESRLEKINSSNIGEHHRDNHGMYAELKTELGPKIRATAGLYGNYNTDFGYQLYPGIDVAYLLNGYWKISTSIGSGQRIPSFTDLYLNQRPGNVGNALLQPESAWNYEGNVQYNKGNLQFKTGYFYRNITDFIDWVRDNPSQPYSPYNLGQNKMEGMYARLQQDFKVTDTQSFGYDVNYNYLNPSFATSTEKQSKYILESLKHQLVAGIHYSINDFSFQIKDRWLKRELGDAYTIADVRLNYKVQDFLLYTEVTNLFNADYQEAGAVPMPTRWFSLGLKYQWTQH from the coding sequence ATGAAAAAAGTAATATTCAGTTTAGGATTGTTCTCTACAATATCTGCCTTCGCTCAGCAAAATAATGGAAGTACGGACTCAACAATGAAGAGTAATGATCTGGAGGAATTAATGATTCAGGGAAACCGACTGCAAACTCCATTTAGTGAAGCAACCCGCGATATTCAGGTCATTACGCAAAAGCAAATTCAGTCCCTCCCGGCAAAGTCGCTGAATGAGGTTTTGTCTTATATCAGTGGCGTAGATATCCGCCAGCGGGGTCCCTTTGGAACGCAAGCCGATATTTCTATTGATGGCGGAACTTCTGAACAGACTTTAGTTCTGATCAACGGCGTGAAAATGATTGATGCCCAATCTGCCCATAATATGATGAATCTTCCGGTTCCTTTAAGTGCGATCGACCATATTGAAATCATCCGTGGTGCCGCAGCCAGGATTTATGGAATCAATGCTTTGACCGGCGCCGTCAATATTGTGACCAAAAGAGGAAAGCGATCGTCTGTGACTGCAGATCTTCAGGCCGGAAGTTCTTTTCAATCGAAGGACGAAGGCGATGGTTCCGGAATGTATGGCGGTACCTCTGCGGAGATTACCGGCATGTTTGGAAGAGATCAGCAAAGTCAACTTTTTTCGGTGGCGCAAAGCGATTACAACGGGCAACGCTACAATTCGGCCGCCAAAAATACCCGTTTGTTTTATAACGGCAATTATGACTTTAATGAGCATAACAGCATTCAGGCGATGGCGGGTTATGCCCGAAACCACTTTGGTGCCAACGGTTTTTATGCTGCTCCCGGTGATATCAATTCAGAAGAACATACAGAGTCTTCTGTTTTCAGTCTTTCCTCCAAACACACCTTTGGCAATTTTACGGTTTCGCCAAGAATCAGTGACCGCTATGGCGAAGATGATTACCGGTATTATAAAGATAATTTAAACAAAGCACGTTCTCTTCATTACACCAACGCACTGATGCTGGAATTAAACAGCAGCCTGCAAACACAGATCGGAACTTTCGGTTTCGGTGTAGAGTCCCGGCTGGAAAAAATCAACAGTTCAAATATTGGGGAGCACCACCGCGATAATCACGGAATGTACGCAGAGCTGAAAACAGAGTTGGGACCAAAAATAAGAGCAACGGCCGGACTCTACGGAAACTACAATACCGATTTTGGCTATCAGCTCTATCCTGGAATTGATGTCGCCTATCTTTTGAATGGGTATTGGAAAATATCCACGAGTATCGGATCCGGACAGCGGATTCCTTCTTTTACAGATCTCTATTTAAACCAACGCCCCGGAAATGTAGGAAATGCATTGCTGCAACCTGAGAGTGCCTGGAATTACGAAGGCAATGTGCAGTACAATAAAGGAAACCTTCAGTTTAAAACCGGCTATTTTTACCGCAATATTACCGATTTTATCGACTGGGTGCGCGACAATCCTTCACAGCCTTACTCGCCCTACAATTTAGGACAAAATAAAATGGAGGGTATGTATGCAAGGTTACAGCAGGATTTTAAGGTAACAGATACGCAGTCTTTCGGGTACGATGTCAATTATAATTATCTGAATCCCTCCTTCGCAACTTCTACGGAAAAGCAGTCGAAGTATATTTTAGAATCTTTGAAACATCAGTTGGTTGCGGGAATTCATTATAGCATCAACGATTTTTCCTTTCAAATTAAAGACCGGTGGTTAAAGCGCGAGCTGGGTGATGCCTATACCATTGCCGATGTTCGTCTCAATTACAAAGTGCAGGATTTCCTTTTGTATACCGAGGTAACCAATCTTTTTAATGCCGATTATCAGGAAGCAGGTGCGGTACCGATGCCTACGAGATGGTTTTCTTTGGGGCTAAAATATCAATGGACTCAGCACTAA
- a CDS encoding helix-turn-helix domain-containing protein, giving the protein MNQQADHFPVLGLQDFSNTENSGGPLLFNELHGERSIDLPHKHDFFILNIFEKGRGTHVIDFISYPIQDHQVHLVFPDQVHHWYIKKGTVGYQLMISRSWLENLLSSLRFSALFYQNHPVITLSEDAFQSVLYEFQCIKKEVEAQNIFWEMVQKRCETIGLMLSRSVEERFKNDEAIHANPVISKFLNLIDLNFKEERSVSFYAEKLHISANYLNIMSKKFLNTSASSLIQNRILLEAKRLLKVSEMSVKDIVYDLGFYDHASFSKFFKSNTGLTPTQFKEKIF; this is encoded by the coding sequence ATGAACCAACAGGCAGATCACTTTCCCGTCTTGGGTCTTCAGGACTTCAGTAATACTGAAAATTCTGGAGGACCGCTTTTATTCAATGAGCTCCATGGTGAGCGTTCAATCGATCTGCCCCATAAGCATGATTTTTTTATTCTCAATATTTTTGAAAAAGGAAGGGGCACTCATGTCATCGATTTTATTTCGTATCCCATTCAGGATCATCAGGTTCATTTGGTCTTTCCTGATCAGGTGCACCACTGGTATATTAAAAAAGGAACGGTAGGCTATCAATTGATGATCAGCAGATCCTGGTTGGAAAATCTTCTTTCGTCGCTCCGGTTTTCAGCTTTGTTTTATCAGAATCATCCGGTTATTACTCTTTCTGAGGATGCCTTCCAGTCTGTTTTGTATGAGTTTCAATGCATTAAAAAAGAAGTGGAAGCACAAAATATCTTTTGGGAAATGGTACAGAAAAGATGTGAAACAATTGGTCTGATGCTAAGCAGATCTGTTGAAGAGCGTTTCAAAAATGATGAGGCAATTCACGCTAATCCTGTTATTTCAAAATTTTTAAATTTAATTGATTTGAATTTCAAAGAAGAGCGGTCTGTTTCTTTTTATGCTGAGAAGCTTCATATTTCGGCGAACTATTTAAACATTATGTCGAAAAAATTTCTCAACACTTCCGCTTCTTCTTTAATTCAGAATAGAATTTTACTCGAAGCTAAACGTCTGCTCAAAGTGTCTGAAATGTCGGTAAAAGATATTGTTTATGATCTTGGTTTCTATGACCATGCGAGTTTTTCGAAATTTTTTAAATCAAATACAGGATTGACACCGACTCAATTCAAAGAGAAGATTTTCTGA
- a CDS encoding DapH/DapD/GlmU-related protein yields the protein MQETNIFERLRNGETIPANDNQAYKMREASFETKKLSVQMNNSSNPDEIRNLLSQITATEIDESVTVFTPLHINYGKHTKIGKNVFINFDCVFLDLGGITIEDNVLIAPKVSLLSEGHPISPEQRPSLNVGHIHLKKNAWIGANATILQGVTIGENSIVAAGSVVFKDVPDNTMVGGIP from the coding sequence ATGCAGGAAACAAATATATTCGAGCGATTAAGAAACGGGGAAACCATTCCGGCAAACGACAACCAGGCTTATAAAATGCGTGAAGCTTCTTTTGAAACGAAAAAATTATCGGTTCAGATGAATAATTCGTCCAACCCTGATGAAATCAGAAATTTATTAAGCCAAATTACAGCCACCGAAATTGACGAAAGTGTAACCGTATTTACTCCTTTGCACATTAATTACGGAAAGCATACTAAAATCGGTAAAAATGTATTTATCAATTTCGATTGTGTGTTTCTGGATTTAGGTGGAATTACCATTGAAGACAATGTGTTGATCGCTCCAAAAGTGAGTTTATTATCTGAAGGTCATCCCATTTCTCCCGAACAAAGACCATCGTTAAATGTTGGGCACATTCACCTCAAAAAAAATGCCTGGATTGGCGCCAATGCCACCATTTTACAGGGGGTAACTATTGGCGAAAATTCAATCGTAGCAGCAGGATCAGTTGTTTTCAAAGATGTTCCTGATAATACCATGGTGGGTGGAATTCCTTAA
- a CDS encoding aminotransferase-like domain-containing protein gives MSSPVNLPFQSFVKIDRRKKDAVYLQIVYQFINAVKNNLLEANDKLPGSRIIAENLQIHRKTAVAALAELQDQGWVETLPNIGTFVRNPELSTTQVKNTKAFQHPPLKAPFHFRKEFILDTPLERNQEKLSFTDGIPDYRIIKSEELVRFYTSVIRRKKQSATAQNSSDGSLFFRDQLSCYLNITRGFHLSRDFLLPVSGLEKVHSILSRLLINKGDVILVEALSYFLPNMIYSQAGAQLKTIPVDEDGMDIDYIRNHFKPGEIRLVYINTKCQYPTTVTLSEKRKAQLLLLAEEYDFIVLEDDTDFEFSGVKNKKDTLLRKNGGKRVLYIGTFGRFLHPGFQMNFLIAPKDLLEEGAKYLNIFGKPDSMMEKALGELIHQGDIHRYQRKSTKVIAERKEVFTGLLSTHFKNEITFTIPISGLAFWIRFKDSLSLTDLQKRAKEKGLFIPMTCLYQNRTVTALRLGFAPLNLQEMEDAVELLGEAYFEVIKGEKI, from the coding sequence ATGAGTAGTCCGGTAAACCTCCCTTTTCAATCCTTTGTCAAAATAGACCGCCGTAAAAAAGACGCGGTGTATCTGCAGATTGTCTATCAATTCATTAATGCGGTCAAAAACAACCTTTTAGAAGCTAACGACAAGCTTCCCGGCAGCAGGATCATCGCTGAAAACCTTCAGATTCACCGGAAAACAGCAGTCGCTGCGTTGGCAGAACTTCAGGATCAGGGATGGGTAGAAACGCTTCCCAACATCGGGACGTTTGTCAGAAATCCGGAACTTTCTACAACACAGGTCAAAAATACCAAAGCTTTTCAGCATCCTCCTCTAAAAGCCCCTTTTCATTTCAGGAAAGAATTTATTTTAGATACGCCTTTAGAAAGAAATCAGGAAAAACTGTCTTTTACGGATGGCATCCCCGATTATCGAATTATTAAATCTGAAGAACTGGTACGCTTTTACACCTCCGTAATCCGGAGAAAAAAACAGTCGGCAACCGCCCAAAATAGCAGTGATGGAAGTTTATTTTTCAGAGATCAACTGAGCTGTTATCTGAATATAACTAGAGGATTTCATCTCTCACGGGATTTTTTACTGCCTGTTTCAGGCCTCGAAAAAGTACACTCCATCCTGTCGCGCTTACTGATCAACAAAGGCGATGTCATTTTGGTCGAAGCGCTCAGTTATTTTTTACCCAATATGATTTACAGCCAGGCGGGAGCCCAATTGAAAACCATTCCGGTGGATGAAGATGGAATGGATATCGATTATATCAGAAACCATTTTAAACCCGGGGAAATACGGCTGGTTTATATCAACACCAAATGCCAATATCCGACAACGGTTACCCTTTCTGAAAAACGAAAAGCACAGTTATTACTCCTGGCCGAAGAATACGATTTCATTGTGCTCGAAGATGATACTGATTTTGAATTTTCCGGGGTGAAAAATAAAAAGGATACGCTCTTGAGGAAAAATGGGGGAAAACGCGTCCTCTACATCGGTACCTTCGGACGGTTTCTACATCCCGGTTTTCAAATGAATTTTCTTATTGCTCCAAAAGACCTTCTGGAGGAAGGCGCAAAATACCTCAATATCTTTGGCAAACCGGATTCGATGATGGAAAAAGCGTTGGGCGAACTCATTCATCAGGGAGACATTCACCGGTATCAAAGAAAATCCACCAAAGTAATTGCCGAGCGGAAAGAGGTCTTTACGGGATTGCTCAGCACCCACTTTAAAAACGAGATCACTTTTACAATTCCGATTTCAGGTTTGGCATTTTGGATCCGGTTTAAGGACTCCTTATCGCTGACGGATCTTCAAAAAAGAGCCAAAGAAAAAGGGCTCTTTATTCCAATGACCTGTCTTTACCAGAACCGAACAGTCACCGCTTTAAGGCTGGGTTTTGCCCCTCTTAACCTGCAGGAAATGGAAGATGCAGTAGAATTGCTCGGTGAGGCGTATTTTGAGGTAATTAAAGGAGAAAAGATTTAA
- a CDS encoding ankyrin repeat domain-containing protein produces MKILFFLFAFCSVGACKKNTVHHLKENRMQQENLVNLVMQNDIFHVKNALDKGADVNMTDQKGRSLLLIAVVGKQTEMAKVLVAYKADVNLQDTQTDSAFLYAGASGQTELVQLFLKNGARFDVFNRYNGTALIPACERGHVETVKVLAHTKGFPVDHVNRLGWTALMEAVVLGDGSEKYQQIIHILKNAGADLNIPDQDGVTALQHSKSLGFREMVKILES; encoded by the coding sequence ATGAAAATTTTATTTTTTCTATTCGCTTTTTGCAGTGTGGGCGCCTGCAAAAAAAATACCGTTCACCATTTAAAAGAAAACAGAATGCAACAGGAAAATTTAGTGAATCTGGTGATGCAAAATGACATCTTTCACGTAAAAAATGCTTTAGACAAAGGCGCTGACGTTAATATGACCGATCAAAAAGGCAGATCACTCTTACTGATTGCAGTAGTAGGAAAACAAACAGAAATGGCCAAAGTTCTGGTCGCGTATAAAGCAGATGTAAATCTTCAGGACACCCAGACGGACAGTGCTTTTTTATACGCCGGAGCAAGCGGACAAACCGAATTGGTACAGTTATTTTTGAAAAACGGCGCCCGGTTTGATGTTTTTAACCGTTACAACGGAACAGCTTTGATTCCTGCCTGCGAAAGAGGCCATGTGGAAACCGTAAAAGTTCTCGCCCATACCAAAGGTTTCCCTGTCGATCATGTGAATAGATTGGGATGGACAGCACTCATGGAAGCGGTGGTCCTGGGTGATGGCAGCGAAAAATATCAGCAGATCATCCATATCTTAAAAAATGCAGGTGCGGATTTGAATATTCCTGATCAGGACGGCGTAACCGCTTTACAGCATTCAAAATCATTAGGCTTCAGAGAAATGGTGAAAATATTGGAATCTTAA
- a CDS encoding toxin-antitoxin system YwqK family antitoxin, which yields MKPFITIFVLILGFGLGHAQIKEKKEYYSNGTLKHHSYYKTDSDGWPVREGKWKDYYDNGNLQYFTFYVKGKREGKEEKYYETGELESVESYKNGMSQNDEKTYYKNGKEVTAVKNSLGQKIKTTNVNAHFVQVDFPAERQSIQLFTNPLKVEGYYFSGLKFKVPEDGYLYWNFQLQKNNEVDNFYIVSADAEDHDLDKRYFTRMAFKISKDKDQFSDWIIQKSSEKLKANTEYVIYFKSKEVKPRPEKLTFELKLSATNEEKLGAFFKNSFEGGLLRDY from the coding sequence ATGAAACCATTTATTACCATTTTCGTCCTTATTTTAGGATTTGGGTTAGGTCATGCACAAATAAAAGAGAAAAAGGAGTATTATTCCAACGGAACCCTTAAACATCACAGTTATTATAAGACAGATTCAGATGGCTGGCCAGTAAGAGAAGGAAAATGGAAAGACTATTATGATAATGGCAATCTGCAATATTTTACGTTTTACGTTAAGGGCAAACGGGAAGGAAAAGAGGAAAAATATTATGAAACGGGAGAACTGGAGTCTGTGGAAAGTTATAAAAACGGAATGTCTCAAAATGATGAAAAAACATATTACAAAAATGGAAAAGAAGTAACAGCTGTTAAAAATTCGTTAGGACAAAAGATAAAAACGACGAATGTTAATGCTCATTTTGTACAGGTTGATTTTCCTGCAGAACGTCAATCCATTCAATTATTTACCAATCCTCTAAAAGTAGAAGGTTATTATTTTTCAGGTTTAAAGTTTAAAGTTCCTGAAGATGGTTATCTTTATTGGAATTTTCAGCTCCAAAAAAACAATGAAGTCGATAACTTTTACATCGTCAGCGCCGATGCAGAGGATCATGACCTTGACAAAAGATACTTTACCCGAATGGCGTTCAAAATTTCTAAGGATAAAGATCAATTCAGCGATTGGATTATCCAAAAATCATCAGAAAAACTCAAAGCAAATACAGAATATGTTATTTATTTTAAGTCCAAAGAGGTAAAACCACGACCTGAAAAGCTAACATTTGAACTGAAATTATCGGCAACAAACGAAGAGAAACTTGGTGCGTTTTTTAAAAACTCTTTTGAAGGTGGGCTTTTGAGAGACTATTAG